From a region of the Paraburkholderia hospita genome:
- the secA gene encoding preprotein translocase subunit SecA — protein MTTGFLQKIFGSRNQRLVKQYQKTVTAINALEPQIEQLTDDQLRAKTVEFRQRVSSGESLDKLLPEAFAVCREAGKRVLKMRHFDVQLIGGMVLHYGKIAEMRTGEGKTLVATLPVYLNALSGRGVHVVTVNDYLAQRDAEWMARLYNFLGLSVGINLSQMDHGMKQEAYAADITYGTNNEFGFDYLRDNMVYETDARVQRALNFAVVDEVDSILIDEARTPLIISGQAEDHTELYVRMNALPPLLDRQIGEEKADGTGVEKPGDYTLDEKARQVFLTESGHEKAERLLAEWGLIGEGESLYAPQNITLMHHVYAALRAHTLFYKDQHYVVQNNEVVIVDEFTGRLMAGRRWSDGLHQAVEAKEHVKIQSENQTLASITFQNYFRMYAKLSGMTGTADTEAYEFNEIYGLETVVIPTNRPPKRTDKQDQIYKTAMERYNAVIRDIRDCYERGQPVLVGTTSIENSEVLSQLLNKAGLPHEVLNAKQHAREAAIVAEAGRPQRVTIATNMAGRGTDIVLGGNAEKQAAFIEADLSIPEEEKAPRIQKLHDEWQALHDQVKAAGGLHIIGTERHESRRIDNQLRGRAGRQGDPGSSRFYLSLEDPLLRIFAGDRVRAIMDRLKMPEGEAIEAGIVTRSIESAQRKVEARNFDIRKQLLEYDDVSNDQRKVIYQQRNELLEAHDITETIGAMRHGVISDIVHQFVPAGSIEEQWDVPELEEVLRNDWQLDLAIQEMINESQSINSNEILEAVTAAADEAYESKVEQVGRESFSAFERSVMLQTLDRSWREHLAALDHLRQGIHLRGYAQKNPKQEYKREAFELFAAMLDSVKLEVTRIVMNVQIQSPEQLELAAEQMEEQGSHLVDNVEFRHADYAEGGAAVAAAPVAANAAAAMIGDAMAHGQGAAAPLSGDNVPKVGRNDPCPCGSGKKYKQCHGKIA, from the coding sequence ATGACCACCGGTTTTCTACAAAAGATTTTTGGCAGCCGCAACCAGCGGCTCGTCAAGCAATATCAAAAGACCGTCACGGCGATCAATGCGCTCGAACCGCAGATCGAGCAATTGACGGATGATCAACTGCGCGCGAAAACCGTGGAGTTCCGGCAACGCGTGAGCAGCGGCGAGTCGCTCGACAAGCTGCTGCCCGAGGCGTTCGCGGTCTGTCGCGAGGCGGGCAAGCGCGTGCTGAAGATGCGGCACTTCGACGTGCAGCTGATCGGCGGCATGGTCCTGCACTACGGCAAGATCGCGGAAATGCGCACGGGCGAGGGCAAGACGCTCGTCGCAACGCTGCCCGTGTACCTGAACGCGCTCTCGGGCCGCGGCGTGCACGTCGTCACGGTGAACGACTACCTCGCCCAGCGTGACGCTGAGTGGATGGCGCGTCTGTACAACTTCCTCGGTCTGTCGGTGGGTATCAACCTGTCGCAGATGGACCACGGCATGAAGCAGGAAGCGTACGCCGCGGACATCACGTACGGCACGAACAACGAATTCGGCTTCGACTACCTGCGCGATAACATGGTCTACGAGACCGATGCGCGCGTGCAGCGGGCGCTGAATTTCGCGGTCGTCGACGAAGTGGACTCGATCCTGATCGACGAAGCGCGGACGCCGCTCATCATCTCGGGCCAGGCCGAAGATCACACCGAACTCTACGTGCGCATGAACGCGCTGCCGCCGCTGCTCGACCGCCAGATCGGCGAGGAGAAGGCGGACGGCACGGGCGTCGAGAAGCCAGGCGACTACACGCTGGACGAAAAGGCGCGCCAGGTGTTCCTGACGGAATCGGGTCACGAAAAGGCCGAGCGTCTGCTCGCCGAGTGGGGCCTGATCGGCGAGGGCGAAAGCCTCTACGCGCCGCAGAACATCACGCTGATGCACCACGTGTACGCCGCGCTGCGCGCGCACACGCTGTTCTACAAAGACCAGCACTACGTCGTGCAGAACAACGAAGTGGTGATCGTCGACGAATTCACGGGCCGTCTGATGGCGGGCCGGCGTTGGTCGGATGGCTTGCATCAGGCCGTCGAAGCGAAGGAACACGTGAAGATCCAGAGCGAAAACCAGACGCTCGCCTCGATCACGTTCCAGAACTATTTCCGCATGTACGCGAAGCTGTCCGGCATGACGGGTACGGCCGACACCGAAGCGTACGAATTCAACGAGATTTACGGCCTCGAAACGGTCGTTATTCCGACCAACCGCCCGCCGAAGCGGACCGACAAGCAGGACCAGATCTACAAGACGGCGATGGAGCGCTATAACGCCGTGATTCGCGACATCCGCGACTGCTACGAGCGTGGCCAGCCGGTGCTGGTCGGCACGACGTCGATCGAAAATTCCGAAGTGCTGTCGCAACTGCTGAACAAGGCTGGTCTGCCGCACGAAGTGCTGAATGCAAAGCAGCACGCGCGTGAAGCGGCGATCGTCGCGGAAGCGGGCCGTCCGCAGCGCGTCACGATCGCGACGAACATGGCCGGCCGCGGCACTGACATCGTGCTTGGCGGCAACGCCGAAAAGCAGGCGGCCTTCATCGAAGCCGACCTGTCCATTCCTGAAGAGGAAAAAGCGCCGCGCATCCAGAAGCTGCACGACGAGTGGCAAGCGTTGCACGATCAGGTGAAGGCCGCGGGCGGTCTGCACATCATCGGTACCGAGCGCCACGAATCGCGCCGTATCGACAACCAGCTGCGCGGCCGTGCTGGCCGTCAGGGCGATCCGGGCTCGTCGCGTTTCTATCTGTCGCTGGAAGATCCGCTGCTGCGCATTTTCGCGGGCGACCGCGTGCGCGCCATCATGGACCGCCTGAAAATGCCGGAAGGCGAGGCGATCGAAGCGGGCATCGTTACGCGTTCGATCGAATCGGCGCAGCGCAAGGTCGAAGCGCGCAACTTCGATATCCGTAAGCAGCTGCTCGAATACGACGACGTGTCGAACGATCAGCGCAAGGTGATCTACCAGCAGCGCAACGAACTGCTCGAAGCGCATGACATCACCGAAACCATCGGCGCGATGCGTCATGGCGTGATTAGCGACATCGTCCATCAGTTCGTGCCGGCGGGCAGTATCGAAGAACAATGGGACGTGCCTGAACTCGAAGAAGTGCTGCGCAACGACTGGCAGCTCGACCTCGCCATTCAGGAGATGATCAACGAATCGCAGTCGATCAACTCCAACGAGATTCTCGAAGCGGTGACCGCGGCAGCCGACGAGGCTTACGAGTCGAAGGTCGAGCAGGTAGGCCGCGAGTCGTTCAGTGCGTTCGAGCGCTCGGTCATGCTGCAGACGCTGGACCGCAGCTGGCGCGAACACCTCGCCGCGCTTGATCACCTGCGCCAGGGCATTCATCTGCGCGGCTATGCGCAGAAGAACCCGAAGCAGGAGTACAAGCGCGAAGCGTTCGAACTGTTTGCGGCGATGCTCGATTCGGTGAAGCTGGAAGTCACGCGCATCGTGATGAATGTGCAGATCCAGTCGCCGGAACAGCTGGAGCTGGCCGCTGAGCAGATGGAAGAGCAAGGCAGCCATCTGGTGGACAACGTCGAGTTCCGTCACGCCGATTACGCGGAAGGCGGCGCGGCTGTTGCGGCGGCGCCCGTCGCGGCGAACGCGGCGGCCGCGATGATCGGCGATGCCATGGCACACGGCCAGGGCGCGGCGGCGCCGCTGTCTGGCGACAACGTGCCGAAGGTCGGTCGGAACGATCCCTGCCCGTGCGGCAGCGGCAAGAAGTACAAGCAGTGCCACGGCAAGATTGCGTGA
- a CDS encoding cell division protein FtsQ/DivIB yields MWNNVRQLNLAANALHALLLLVLLAAGAYWLIQRPNFTLREIRIDGDTEHINSPTVRAGVVGRLKGNFFTVDLDTARQAFEQMPWVRHASVRRVWPNALAVTLEEYKPLGTWGADQLVSTDGEVFTANQGELEEELPAFDGPDGSAKEVVARYQDFKKWFAPVGATPDEVTLTPRFAWTVKLSNGMQVEIGRERNQDTLYDRCKRLTAAWGAVTQRWGKDIEYADLRYPNGFAIRAAGMRFITEPDKGKK; encoded by the coding sequence ATGTGGAACAACGTACGCCAGCTCAATCTCGCCGCCAACGCGTTGCACGCGTTGTTGCTGCTCGTGCTGCTGGCGGCGGGCGCGTACTGGCTGATCCAGCGCCCGAACTTCACGCTGCGCGAGATCCGTATCGACGGCGATACCGAGCACATCAACTCGCCGACGGTGCGCGCGGGTGTGGTCGGTCGGTTGAAGGGCAACTTCTTCACCGTCGATCTCGACACGGCGCGTCAGGCGTTCGAACAGATGCCGTGGGTGCGTCATGCGAGCGTGCGTCGCGTGTGGCCGAATGCGCTCGCGGTGACGCTCGAAGAGTACAAGCCGCTCGGCACATGGGGAGCCGATCAGCTGGTGAGCACCGACGGAGAGGTGTTCACCGCGAACCAGGGCGAGCTCGAAGAAGAGCTGCCCGCGTTCGATGGCCCGGATGGGTCCGCGAAAGAAGTCGTCGCGCGTTATCAGGACTTCAAGAAGTGGTTCGCGCCCGTAGGGGCGACGCCGGATGAAGTGACACTGACACCACGCTTTGCGTGGACGGTGAAGCTGTCGAACGGCATGCAGGTCGAAATTGGACGCGAGCGTAATCAGGACACGCTCTACGACCGCTGCAAGCGGCTCACCGCGGCATGGGGCGCGGTGACGCAACGTTGGGGGAAGGACATCGAATATGCGGACTTGCGTTATCCGAACGGTTTCGCCATTCGTGCAGCAGGCATGCGCTTCATTACGGAACCCGACAAGGGCAAGAAGTAA
- the ftsA gene encoding cell division protein FtsA — MSKDYKDLLVALDIGTAKVVAIVAELKGEGHYEVIGLGQSESKGLKKGVVVNIEATVQSIQRALEEAELMADCKITNVFTGIAGSHIRSFNSSGMVAIKEKEVTQTDVARVIETAKAINIPTDQQVLHILTQEFIIDGQEDVREPIGMSGIRLEVKVHIVTGAVSAAQNIVKCVRRCGLEVNDLILQPLASSLAVLTEDEKELGVVLVDIGGGTTDIAIFSEGAIRHTAVIPIAGDQITSDIAMALRTPTPDAEDIKVSYGIAKQALADPDEMIEVPGLGERGPRTLSRQALAAVIEPRVEELFSLVQQVVRESGYEELLSSGVVLTGGASMMPGMVELGEDIFLKPVRIGVPEYAGGLADVVRNPRYSTAMGLLVEGRSQRMRGRKVAVQSGSMGQVFTRMKDWFLGNF; from the coding sequence ATGAGTAAAGACTATAAAGATCTGCTGGTAGCCCTCGACATCGGCACGGCGAAAGTGGTCGCCATCGTCGCCGAGCTGAAGGGCGAAGGTCATTACGAGGTGATCGGACTCGGCCAGAGCGAATCGAAAGGGCTCAAGAAAGGCGTCGTGGTGAACATCGAGGCCACGGTGCAGTCCATTCAACGAGCGCTCGAAGAAGCCGAGTTGATGGCCGACTGCAAGATCACGAACGTGTTCACCGGGATCGCTGGCAGCCATATCCGCAGCTTCAATTCGAGCGGGATGGTCGCGATCAAGGAAAAGGAAGTGACGCAGACGGACGTCGCGCGTGTGATCGAGACGGCCAAGGCGATCAACATTCCGACCGATCAGCAGGTGCTGCACATCCTGACGCAGGAATTCATCATCGACGGCCAGGAAGATGTGCGCGAGCCGATCGGCATGAGCGGCATCCGCCTCGAAGTGAAGGTGCATATCGTCACCGGCGCGGTGAGCGCGGCGCAGAACATCGTCAAGTGCGTGCGCCGCTGCGGGCTCGAAGTGAACGATCTGATCCTGCAGCCGCTCGCGTCGTCGCTCGCGGTGCTGACGGAAGACGAGAAAGAACTGGGCGTGGTGCTGGTCGATATCGGCGGCGGCACGACTGACATTGCCATCTTCAGCGAAGGCGCGATCCGTCATACGGCTGTGATTCCCATTGCCGGCGACCAGATCACGAGCGACATCGCGATGGCGCTGCGCACGCCGACGCCGGATGCCGAAGACATCAAGGTCAGCTACGGCATCGCGAAGCAGGCACTCGCCGATCCCGACGAGATGATCGAAGTGCCGGGTCTGGGCGAGCGTGGTCCGCGCACGCTGTCGCGCCAGGCGCTTGCAGCTGTGATCGAGCCGCGCGTAGAAGAACTGTTTTCGCTCGTGCAGCAGGTGGTGCGCGAGTCGGGTTACGAAGAGCTGCTGAGCTCGGGCGTCGTGCTGACGGGCGGCGCGTCGATGATGCCGGGCATGGTCGAGCTGGGTGAAGACATTTTCCTGAAGCCGGTGCGTATCGGCGTGCCGGAGTATGCAGGCGGTCTCGCGGACGTGGTGCGCAATCCGCGTTATTCGACGGCGATGGGTCTGCTCGTCGAAGGACGCTCGCAGCGCATGCGTGGTCGCAAGGTCGCGGTGCAGTCGGGATCGATGGGTCAGGTGTTCACGAGGATGAAGGACTGGTTCCTCGGCAATTTCTAA
- a CDS encoding D-alanine--D-alanine ligase yields the protein MSSIDPKSFGKVAVLLGGVSAEREVSLNSGRLVLQGLRDAGVDAHPFDPSERPLAALKDEGFVRAFNALHGGYGENGQIQGALDFYGIRYTGSGVLGSALGLDKFRTKLVWQQLGVPTPPFEAVLRGDDYAARAKDIVAKLGLPLFVKPASEGSSVAVIKVKTADALVPALEEAVKFDKIVVVEKSIEGGGEYTACIAGDLDLPVIRIVPAGEFYDYHAKYIANDTQYLIPCGIAADEEARLKKIARQAFDVLGCTDWGRADFMLDGEGNPYFLEVNTAPGMTDHSLPPKAARAVGISYQELVVQVLALTLKD from the coding sequence ATGAGCAGTATCGATCCTAAATCTTTTGGCAAGGTCGCGGTCCTTCTCGGCGGTGTGTCCGCCGAGCGCGAAGTGTCGCTGAACTCCGGCCGTCTCGTGCTGCAAGGGCTGCGCGATGCGGGCGTCGATGCGCATCCGTTCGATCCGTCCGAGCGTCCGCTTGCGGCGTTGAAGGACGAAGGCTTCGTGCGCGCGTTCAACGCGCTGCATGGCGGCTACGGCGAGAACGGCCAGATTCAGGGCGCGCTCGATTTCTACGGCATCCGTTATACGGGCAGCGGCGTGCTCGGCTCGGCGCTCGGTCTCGACAAGTTCCGCACGAAGCTCGTGTGGCAGCAACTCGGCGTGCCGACGCCGCCGTTCGAAGCGGTGCTGCGCGGCGACGACTACGCCGCGCGCGCGAAGGACATCGTTGCGAAGCTCGGCTTGCCGCTGTTCGTGAAGCCGGCGAGCGAAGGCTCGAGCGTCGCCGTCATCAAGGTGAAGACGGCCGATGCGCTCGTGCCCGCGCTCGAAGAAGCGGTGAAGTTCGACAAGATCGTCGTGGTCGAAAAGAGCATCGAAGGCGGCGGTGAGTACACGGCGTGCATCGCGGGCGATCTCGATCTGCCCGTCATCCGCATCGTGCCCGCCGGCGAGTTCTACGACTATCACGCGAAGTACATCGCCAACGACACGCAGTACCTGATTCCGTGCGGCATTGCCGCCGACGAAGAAGCGCGCCTGAAGAAGATCGCGCGCCAGGCGTTCGACGTGCTCGGCTGCACCGATTGGGGCCGCGCCGACTTCATGCTGGACGGCGAAGGCAATCCGTATTTCCTGGAAGTGAACACGGCGCCCGGCATGACGGACCACTCGTTGCCGCCGAAGGCCGCGCGTGCTGTCGGCATCAGCTACCAGGAACTGGTGGTGCAGGTGCTTGCATTGACGCTCAAGGATTGA
- a CDS encoding DciA family protein — protein MSRFSPFSRQSLKPGPKLGSKSFGVRRPQTVVEVLNRTDAFAALRAGVEQVAALERDLAELLPDYLATTVEPGFIKDGVLALFAAHNALAARLRHLEPRLLSDLQQRGWPVNALKIRVRPQSVKEPPRVKQARMSRAGADALHELSETLEPSPLREALARMAARHRK, from the coding sequence ATGAGCCGTTTCTCACCGTTTTCAAGGCAGTCGCTCAAGCCCGGCCCAAAGCTGGGCTCGAAGTCGTTCGGCGTGCGCCGGCCGCAGACGGTGGTCGAGGTCCTGAACCGCACCGACGCATTCGCCGCGCTGCGCGCAGGCGTCGAGCAGGTTGCCGCGCTGGAGCGCGACCTCGCCGAGTTGCTGCCCGACTATCTGGCGACGACCGTCGAGCCCGGCTTCATCAAGGACGGCGTGCTGGCGCTGTTTGCCGCCCACAATGCGCTCGCCGCGCGGCTGCGGCATCTGGAACCGCGTCTGCTGTCGGATTTGCAGCAGCGCGGCTGGCCCGTCAATGCGCTGAAGATTCGCGTGCGTCCGCAATCTGTGAAAGAGCCACCGCGCGTCAAGCAGGCGCGCATGTCGCGCGCGGGCGCGGACGCGCTGCACGAACTGAGCGAAACGCTGGAACCGTCGCCGTTGCGAGAAGCGCTGGCGCGCATGGCGGCTCGTCATCGGAAATGA
- the ftsZ gene encoding cell division protein FtsZ gives MEFQMLETETNGTIIKVVGVGGAGGNAVTHMINRGVQGVDFIVMNTDAQALSRSRAPNVIQLGNTGLGAGAKPEMGRSAAEEARERIADALRGAHMVFITAGMGGGTGTGAAPVVAQIAKEMGILTVGVVSKPFEFEGGKRMRVAEAGSQQLEDHVDSLIVVLNDKLFEVMGDDAEMDKCFQCADDVLNNAVAGIAEIINVDGLVNVDFEDVKTVMGEQGKAMMGTATVAGVDRARLAAEQAVASPLLEGVDLSGARGVLVNITSSRSLRLSETREVMNTIKSYAADDATVIFGAVYDDAMGDALRVTVVATGLGRAAKKQQSAPMTLLRTGTDNQPVGAMQHAYTPHHAATADYGSLDTPAVWRTSRDTAASHVQALQEKGVDTYDIPAFLRKQAD, from the coding sequence ATGGAATTCCAGATGCTGGAAACGGAAACCAACGGCACCATCATCAAGGTGGTGGGCGTCGGTGGTGCGGGCGGCAATGCAGTCACGCACATGATCAATCGCGGCGTGCAAGGCGTCGACTTCATCGTGATGAACACGGACGCACAGGCGCTGTCGCGCTCGCGCGCGCCGAATGTCATCCAGTTGGGCAACACGGGTCTTGGCGCAGGCGCAAAGCCCGAAATGGGCCGATCGGCAGCAGAAGAAGCACGTGAGCGCATCGCGGACGCACTGCGTGGCGCGCACATGGTGTTCATCACGGCAGGTATGGGCGGCGGCACGGGCACGGGCGCAGCACCCGTGGTCGCGCAGATCGCCAAGGAAATGGGCATTCTGACGGTCGGTGTCGTCAGCAAGCCGTTCGAGTTCGAAGGCGGCAAGCGCATGCGCGTCGCCGAAGCCGGTTCGCAGCAACTGGAGGATCACGTCGACTCGCTGATCGTCGTCCTGAACGACAAGCTGTTCGAGGTGATGGGCGATGACGCCGAGATGGACAAGTGCTTCCAGTGCGCTGACGACGTGCTCAACAACGCAGTTGCCGGTATCGCGGAAATCATCAACGTCGACGGTCTGGTGAACGTCGACTTCGAAGACGTGAAGACGGTGATGGGCGAGCAGGGCAAGGCGATGATGGGCACGGCGACGGTAGCCGGCGTCGATCGCGCGCGTCTCGCGGCGGAACAGGCCGTTGCGAGCCCGCTGCTGGAAGGCGTCGATCTGTCGGGCGCGCGTGGCGTGCTGGTGAACATCACGTCGAGCCGTTCGCTGCGTCTGTCGGAAACGCGCGAAGTGATGAACACCATTAAGAGCTATGCTGCCGATGACGCGACCGTGATTTTCGGCGCGGTGTACGACGACGCAATGGGCGATGCGCTGCGCGTGACGGTGGTGGCAACGGGTCTGGGCCGCGCTGCGAAGAAGCAGCAATCGGCGCCGATGACGCTGCTGCGCACGGGTACGGACAACCAGCCGGTGGGCGCAATGCAACATGCGTACACGCCGCATCACGCAGCGACGGCGGACTACGGTTCGCTGGATACGCCGGCAGTGTGGCGCACCTCCCGTGATACGGCTGCTTCGCACGTGCAGGCGCTGCAGGAAAAGGGCGTCGACACGTACGACATCCCGGCCTTCCTGCGCAAGCAGGCGGACTGA
- the lpxC gene encoding UDP-3-O-acyl-N-acetylglucosamine deacetylase: MLKQRTIKQIVKTVGIGLHSGRKVDLTLRPAAPDTGIVFCRVDLPTPVDIPASAMAIGDTRLASVLQKDGARVSTVEHLMSACAGLGIDNLYVDVTAEEIPIMDGSAASFVFLIQSAGIEEQNAAKKFIKVTKPVEIRDGDKFARLDPYFGFKLKFTIDFRHPAVDKTGQALEVDFANTSYVREIARARTFGFAHEVEMMRELGLARGGSMDNAIVLDEYRILNNDGLRYDDEFVKHKMLDAIGDLYVVGHPLLAAYDAYKSGHGLNNALLRELLAHEDSYEIVTFEDTQKAPRGFAYDTQTAFA; the protein is encoded by the coding sequence ATGTTGAAGCAGCGCACTATCAAACAAATCGTCAAGACGGTTGGCATCGGCCTGCATTCGGGCCGGAAGGTCGACCTGACGCTCCGCCCGGCGGCGCCGGACACGGGTATCGTGTTTTGCCGCGTGGATTTGCCCACGCCGGTGGACATTCCCGCGTCCGCGATGGCGATTGGCGATACGCGGCTCGCATCGGTGTTGCAGAAAGACGGCGCACGCGTGTCGACGGTCGAGCACTTGATGTCCGCATGTGCGGGCCTCGGGATCGACAACCTCTACGTCGACGTCACCGCTGAAGAAATTCCCATCATGGACGGCAGCGCTGCGTCCTTCGTGTTCCTGATCCAGTCGGCGGGCATCGAAGAGCAGAACGCGGCGAAGAAGTTCATCAAGGTCACCAAGCCGGTCGAAATCCGCGACGGCGACAAGTTTGCGCGTCTCGACCCGTACTTCGGCTTCAAGCTGAAGTTCACGATCGACTTCCGCCATCCCGCCGTCGACAAGACGGGCCAGGCACTCGAAGTGGATTTCGCGAACACGTCGTATGTGCGTGAAATCGCGCGTGCCCGTACGTTCGGCTTCGCGCACGAAGTCGAAATGATGCGCGAACTGGGTCTGGCGCGCGGCGGCAGCATGGACAACGCGATCGTGCTCGACGAGTACCGCATCCTGAACAACGACGGTCTGCGGTACGACGACGAGTTCGTCAAGCACAAGATGCTCGACGCTATCGGTGACCTGTACGTGGTCGGCCACCCGTTGCTCGCGGCATATGACGCGTACAAGTCGGGCCACGGCCTGAACAACGCACTGCTGCGCGAACTGCTGGCGCACGAAGATTCGTACGAGATCGTCACGTTCGAAGATACGCAGAAGGCGCCGCGCGGTTTCGCGTACGACACGCAGACGGCGTTTGCCTAA
- a CDS encoding peroxiredoxin has product MIQVGEKLPQATVYELIEDEREGCTIGPNSFDVREQTAGKRVVIFGLPGAFTPTCSAKHVPGYVGQAEKLRAAGIDEIWCVSVNDAFVMGAWARDQHTSGKVRMMADGSAAFTQALGLEQDLSARGMGIRSQRYAMVVDDGVVKTLHVEAPGKFEVSDAASILATLSQA; this is encoded by the coding sequence ATGATTCAGGTAGGTGAAAAGCTTCCCCAGGCGACCGTTTACGAATTGATCGAAGACGAACGCGAGGGCTGCACGATCGGGCCGAACAGCTTCGACGTGCGCGAGCAGACGGCGGGCAAGCGCGTGGTGATCTTCGGATTGCCGGGCGCGTTCACGCCCACCTGTTCGGCGAAGCACGTGCCGGGCTATGTCGGGCAGGCAGAGAAGTTGCGTGCTGCTGGTATCGACGAGATCTGGTGCGTATCCGTCAACGACGCGTTCGTGATGGGCGCGTGGGCACGCGATCAGCACACCTCGGGCAAGGTGCGCATGATGGCGGACGGCAGCGCGGCTTTCACCCAAGCCCTCGGTCTGGAGCAGGATTTGTCGGCGCGCGGCATGGGAATCCGTTCCCAGCGCTATGCGATGGTGGTCGACGACGGCGTGGTCAAGACGCTGCACGTCGAGGCACCCGGCAAGTTCGAAGTGAGCGATGCGGCCAGTATTCTCGCGACGCTGAGCCAGGCATGA